The nucleotide sequence TTCGCCAATCGCCATACGGCCGGACGCTGCTGCATCCAGCAACGCCAGGGGGGTGCGCTCGCCCATGGCCATGGCTTCACCGGTGTACACATCAAAGCTGGTGGCGGTCACGGCGCAATCGGCCACTGGCACCTGCCACGGCCCGACCATCTGGTCGCGCGCCACTAGGCCGGTGATGCTGCGATCGCCAATGGTGATCAAAAAGCTTTTGCTGGCCACGGCGGGATGATGCAGCACGCGGGTCACAGATTCGTCGATGGCCAGGCTGCTGGCATCGAAATCATCGCCCAACTCAGCTTCGCGAACGGCCGAGCGGTGCATGCGCGGGGCCTTGCCCAGCAGCACGTTGAGCGGCATGTCGACGGCGTTGTTGCCAAAATGGCTGTCGGTCACGGTCAGGTGAGCCTCTTCGGTGGCCTCACCGACGACCGCAAACGGGCAGCGCTCACGCTCACAAATGGCTTTGAAGCGCTCAAAATCAGCTGCATCCACCGCCATCACATAGCGCTCTTGGGATTCGTTGCTCCAGATTTCATGGGGCGCCATTCCCGGCTCATCATTGGGCACATTACGTAACTCAAACCGCCCGCCGCGGCCGCCATCATTGACCAGCTCGGGGAAGGCGTTGGACAAACCGCCGGCACCGACGTCATGGATGAAAGCAATCGGGTTGTGCTCACCGAGCTGCCAGCAGCGGTCAATGACCTCCTGACAGCGGCGCTCCATTTCCGGGTTTTCGCGCTGCACCGAGGCAAAATCCAAATCAGCAGAGCTGGTACCGGTGGCCATTGATGAGGCCGCACCGCCGCCCAGACCGATCAACATGGCTGGGCCGCCGAGCACAATCAGCTTGGCGCCGACGGTGATTTCAGCTTTCTGCACGTGTTCAGCGCGGATATTGCCCATGCCGCCCGCCAGCATGATCGGCTTGTGATAACCGCGTACTTCTTCGCCGCGCGGGGTTTGGATCGTTTGCTCAAACGTGCGGAAATAACCGGTCAGGGCCGGACGACCAAATTCGTTATTGAACGCCGCGCCGCCCAGCGGGCCTTCAAGCATGATGTCCAGTGCCGTGACGATGCGCTCGGGCTTGCCGTAGGGCACTTCCCAAGGCTGTTCAAAGCCCGGAATCTGCAAGTTGGACACGGTAAAACCGGTCAGCCCTGCCTTTGGCTTAGCACCACGGCCCGTGGCGCCTTCGTCACGAATTTCACCGCCCGAGCCGGTGGCTGCACCGGGGAACGGCGCAATGGCAGTTGGGTGGTTGTGGGTTTCAACCTTCATCAGAATATGCACCGGCTCCTGCACCGCACCGTATTGGCGGGTTTCAGGGTCCGGGAAAAAGCGCCCGGCGACGTTGCCGACGATCACCGAGGCGTTGTCTTTGTAGGCCGACAAGACGCCTTCGCTGTGCATTTGATAGGTATTTTTAATCATACCGAACAGGGATTTTTCCTGGCTCTGGCCATCAATATCCCAGCTGGCATTGAAAATTTTGTGCCGACAATGCTCAGAGTTAGCTTGGGCGAACATCATCAATTCGATGTCATGGGGGTTGCGCCCCAAGCCGTTGAAGCTGGTCACCAGGTAATCAATTTCGTCTTCAGCCAAGGCCAAGCCCAGCTCGACGTTGGCGCGTTCCAGCGCAGCGCGGCCGCCACCGAGAATATCCACGGCGGTCAGCGGTTTCGGTTGGGCATGGCTAAACAGTGCGCCAGCGTCTTGCAGGTTATCCAGCACCAGCTGGGTCATGCGGTCATGCAGCAAATCAGCCACCTGCTGCACTTGGGTGGCATTCAGCTCACCGCTGACGTAGTACGCCAAGCCGCGCTCAATGCGCTGAATCTTCGCCAGGCCGCAGTTGCGGGCAATATCGCTGGCCTTACTCGACCAAGGCGAGATGGTGCCAAAACGCGGGATGCTCAGAAACAAACGACCACTTGGCTCCTGCACCGGCACGCTTAGGCCGTATTTGAGCAAACGGGCCAAAACCTGCTCTTCCTCGGCATTAAGCACGCCAGTGACGTCGGCAAAATGCGCGAACTCGGCGTACAGGCCGGTGACCGCAGGCACCTTGCTGGTCAGTTGCTCAAGCAGTTTGCCGTGACGGAAAGCAGAGAGAGCGGGCGCGCCGCGCAGGATCAACATGGAGAACAGCCTCTGAGAAGGGGTGTACTTTGAGGGCGGGCATTCTAGCCTAAAGTGCCGCCAACGGCACCCGTGAAGGCGAGGCAAACCGTGCACTGGGTGCTAGCAGAGAAGCCGCACGCTGTCGAGATATGGCGCACGCCATGCTTTGCGTATACTGCGCCGATGTTTGCCCAATCTGTGTTCCGTGTGCGCTGCGCCTGCTGGCTGTCGGCGATCGGAATCCTCCTGCTGCTCGGCGGCTGTGCTGAAGAACCCAGCACACTCGAGCGCGTTCAGGCGGAGGGTGTGCTGCGGGTGATCACCCGTAACAGCCCAGCCACCTACTTCCAAGACCGCAATGGCGAGACCGGCTTCGAATACGAGCTGGTGAAACGCTTTGCCGATGATCTGGGCGTAGACCTGAAAATTGAGACTGCCGACAGCCTCGATGAGCTGTTCGCTAGCCTTAGTAAGCCCAATGGCCCAGTACTGGCTGCTGCAGGTTTAGTAGAAAGCGACGGACGGCAAGCCCATGCGCGTTTTTCCCTGCCCTACCTCGAAGTCACCCCGCAGGTGATCTACCGCAACGGCCAGCAGCGCCCAACCCGCCCGGATGATCTGCTCGGCAAGCGCATCTTGGTACTCAAAGGCAGCAGCCATGCGGAGCAGCTGGCCGCCCTTAAGCTGCAACTGCCTGAATTGCAATATGAAGAGTCCGCCGCCGTCGAAGTGGTCGATCTGTTGCGCATGGTCGATGACGGGCAGTTGGACCTGACCTTGGTTGACTCAAACGAGCTGGCGATGAACCAGGTTTACTTCCCCAACGTGCGCGTGGCGTTTGATTTGGGCGATGCGCAGAACTTAGCGTGGGCCACTGCGCCGGGTGAAGACCGCAGCCTGCTCGATGAAGTAAACAGTTTTCTCCAGCGCGCCCAGCAAAACGGCAGTCTGCAACGCTTGAAAGATCGCTACTACGGCCATGTTGATGTACTGGGTTATGTCGGCGCTTATACGTTTGCCAAGCACCTGCAACAACGCCTACCGCGCTACGAGAACTATTTTCGCGACGCCGCCAAGACTAATCAGGTGGACTGGCGCTTGCTCGCAGCCATTGGGTATCAGGAGTCACTTTGGCAACCCACTGCCACCTCAAAAACTGGCGTGCGCGGACTGATGATGCTGACGCTGCGTACGGCCCAGGCCATGGGGGTGTCGGATCGGCTTAACCCTAAACAGAGCATCGATGGCGGGGCCAAATACATTGTTTATGTGAAGAACCAGCTGCCGAAAAGTATTGAAGAGCCAGACCGCACCTGGTTCGCTTTGGCCTCGTACAACGTCGGCGGCGGCCACCTCGAAGATGCGCGCAAACTCACTGAAGCTGAAGGGCTGAACCCGAACAAGTGGTTGGATGTACAGAAAATATTGCCGCGCCTGGCGCAAAAACAGTGGTATAGCAAAACCCGCTATGGTTATGCCCGTGGCGGCGAACCGGTGCACTTTGTGCGTAACATCCGCCGCTACTACGACATCCTCACGTGGGTCACCCAACCGCAGTTGGAAGGCTCACAAATCGCCGACAGCAAACAGCACGTACCGGGCATCGACAAACGCCAGCCCGAAGAGCAAACCCCACCGCTCTAGCGTTGCTCGCGCCTGGCTTTGAAAAAAGCACTCAACAGCGCGCCGCACTCCTCACCAAGCACTCCGCCCTCGACTAATACACGGTGGTTAAGAAACGCCTGATTGAAGAATGCGCCCTGACTTATCGCCACCCCTGCTTTAGGTTCGCGGGCGCCATACACCACGCGCTGCACCCGTGTGTGCACGATTAAACCGGCGCACATGCTGCACGGCTCCAGCGTCACATACAGGGTGCTGCCGGGCAGGCGATAGTTAACAGCGGCGTGTGCGGCAGCGCGGATCGCCACCATCTCGGCATGGGCGCTGGGGTCGTGGGTGGTGATCGGGCAATTAAAGCCGCACCCAACTATCACGCCGTTCTGCACCAGCACCGCGCCGACCGGCACCTCACCTAAAGCGGCGCCTTGGGCAGCCAGCGCCAAGGCCTCACGCATAAAATGCGCGTCTTGGCTGCGATCAATGATCAGGGGGGCGCGCATGTTTAAGCCACCTCGATTGAGGCCATCAGACCGGTTTCCATATGGTCAATCACATGGCAATGAAACATCCACACACCGGGGTTATCCGCGACCAGCGCAACACGCGCGCGCTCATTCTTGCCCAGCAAGTAAGTGTCGGTGAAATACGGGATGATCGACTTACGGTTGGAGGCCAGCACCTTAAAGGTCATGCCGTGCAGGTGGATCGGGTGTTGGTATTGGCTGAGATTGCGCAGCTCGAAGATATAACTCTTGCCCAATTGCAGGCGGGCAATTGGCCGGTCGGCACAGGTCTTGTCATTGATGTCCCAGGCTTGACCGTTGATCTGCCAAAAGCTGTGCGCGGCGCCCTGAGCCAGGCCCACCGATACTGCGCCGGCCCACTCGAAGTTAAAGCGCAACGTCTCGGCAGCAGCCAAATCAGGCTCGGCAATCGGATTAGCGGGTAAGGCTGGCGGCCATTCACCCGCACCTTCGGCACTGGGCTGCGCGCGCAGAGTGGCTAACCGCAGAGGCCCATTGCGCAGCGACAACTGCGTACCCGCCGCGGGCACTTGCAGCCCTAGGTCGATGCGCATGCCGGGCCCCAGCCAATACTCTTTACCTAATGGCCGTGGCGTGACCGGATTGCCATCCACCGCATAAATCCGCGCCTGCGCGCCAGGCAGGTTGAGCCGATACGTCAGGGTGTTATCCAGATTGAGTAGACGCAGGCGTACCACCTGCCCGGCCGGCAGATCCAAAGTGGGCGCATGCACACCATTGACCGTGCTCAAGCGCCCCGGCGTACCGCCCCGCGCCGCTTCGCGCGGCACACTGAATGCAGTAAACGCGCCCTGCTCGTCGATATGCCAGCTCTTCAAGTTGAGCGTCTGCTCATGGCGAAAGCCGCTGGGCTCGCGCTCATCCACAATCAACGCGCCAACCAAACCACGCCCGAGTTGCTCGCCGCTGGCAACGTGCGGGTGATACCAGAAGCTGCCAGCATCAGGGGTGATGAAGGTGTAATCGAAGTATTCCCCCGGCAACACCGGCGCTTGCGACACATAAGGCACACCGTCCATCGCCAGCGGCAGACGGATGCCATGCCAGTGAATCGTGGTCGGCACATCCAGCTTGTTAATAAAGCGCACACGCAAACGCTCGCCCTGGCGGCAGCGCAGCTCCACACCCGGCGCCTGCCCGCCGTAAGCCCACGCCGGGGTGATATGCCCCGGCACCAACTCGATATCCAGCGGCGCGGCAATCAGTTCATAGTCGTGAGTCGCGACATTTTCCGGACGGCCCAACCAATAGCGCACGCCACCCGTGCCAAGACCGACGACGCCAACAGCAGCCAGACCGACCAGCATTTGCCTGCGGGTAAAAGACATAAGGTTTCCTGTGGCCCGGATGCAATCCGGGAAGACAGCAGCCCGAAGGTTATCGGGCCATCAATTGAAACATCTTCTCATTTAAGACGCAGGGCTGACGACCCTAAAGCAAACAGAATGCACCTTACAAAAACCACAAAGGCAGCTCGCGCTGCCTTTGTGGCGTTTCAACTCAGAGGGATCACTCCCACTCAATGGTCGCGGGTGGCTTGCTCGACACGTCGTAGGTGACGCGAGAGATGCCTTCGATCTCATTGATGATGCGCCCGCTGACGGTTTCCAGCAGCTCGTAAGGCAGGTGCGCCCAACGTGCGGTCATAAAGTCGACGGTTTCCACGGCGCGCAAGGCAACTACCCACGCGTAACGACGGCCATCGCCCACTACACCGACCGATTTCACCGGTTGGAACACCACGAAGGCCTGGCTGACCTTGTGATACCAGTCAGCTTTGCGCAGCTCTTCGATAAAGATATGGTCGGCACGACGCAGCAGGTCGGCGTATTCCTTCTTCACTTCACCAAGGATGCGCACACCCAGGCCTGGGCCCGGGAATGGGTGACGGTAAACCATGTCGTAGGGCAGACCGAGCTCCAGACCCAGACGACGTACTTCGTCCTTAAACAGTTCGCGCAACGGCTCGACCAGTTTCAGGTTCATTTCTTCCGGCAGGCCACCGACGTTGTGGTGCGACTTGATCACGTGAGCCTTGCCGCTTTTCGCGCCAGCCGACTCGATCACATCCGGGTAGATGGTGCCTTGGGCGAGGAACTTGATGTTGTCCAGCTTGTTCGACTCGGCATCAAACACGTCGATAAAGGTGCGACCGATGATTTTGCGCTTCTTCTCCGGATCGGACTCGCCGGCCAAGTTGTCGAGGAACTGCTCTGCAGCATTGGCGCGAATCACTTTGACGCCCATGTTTTCGGCGAACATGGCCATCACCTGCTCGCCTTCGTGGAGACGCAGCAGGCCATTATCGACAAATACGCAGGTCAGCTGGTCGCCAATCGCTTTGTGCAGCAATGCCGCCACCACCGAGGAATCGACACCGCCGGACAAACCGAGCAGCACGTTGGCACTGCCGACTTGGGCACGCACGTTGGCAATGGCATCTTCGGCAATCTTGGACGGCGTCCACAGCGCTTCGCACTGGCAGATGTCGAGGATAAAACGCGACAGAATGCGCCCGCCCTGCTTGGTGTGGGTCACTTCTGGGTGGAACTGCACGCCGTAGTAGCCGCGCGCATCGTTGAACATGCCGGCAATCGGGCAGCTCGGGGTGCTGGCTAGGATGTGGAAATCCTGCGGCAGCTTGGTGACCTTGTCGCCGTGGCTCATCCACACATCGAGGCTGAATAGTCCGTCAACGTCAATGTGGTCTTCAATGCCCTCGAGTAGGTGGCTTTTGCCGACCACATCAACGCGGGCGTAGCCGAACTCACGCAACTCTGAGCCTTCAACTTTGCCGCCCAACTGCTCGGCCATGGTTTGCATGCCATAGCAGATACCAAAAACCGGCACGCCAAGGTCAAACACCGCTTGTGGCGCGCGCGGGCTGTCGGCTTCATGCACCGACTCCGGGCCACCGGCGAGGATGATGCCGCGCGGGGCGAAAGCACGGATGTCCTCGTCACTCGTGTCGAACGGATGCAGCTCGCAGTACACGCCAATCTCGCGCACGCGACGCGCAATCAGCTGGGTGTACTGGGAGCCGAAATCCAGAATCAGGATGCGGTGCGCGTGGATGTCTTGATGAGCCATGGCCGTCTCTCGTAGCAGAATTCACAAATGACAAGGGGCTGTACTGCAAAACAACAGCAACAGCCCCGTGCTTTAAATCTTCAACTCGCTGCGCTGCAAATTCGCGACCCGCTGGGTGGGTAGAGCAACGCTCCATCCACCCAGCGGATGCACTTAACTCACGCGGTAGTTCGGCGCTTCCTTGGTGATCTGCACATCATGCACATGCGACTCGGCCATGCCGGCGCCGGTGATGCGCACAAACTCCGGTTTGCTGCGCATCTCTTCGATGGTGGCGCAACCGGTGTAACCCATGGAGGCGCGTAGGCCACCCATCAGCTGATGGACGATAGCGCCCATGGCACCTTTATAGGCCACACGACCTTCGATCCCTTCGGGTACCAATTTTTCAGCGCCGGCAGAGGAATCCTGGAAGTAACGATCCGATGAGCCTTGCGCTTGCGCCATGGCGCCCAACGAGCCCATGCCGCGGTAGGCTTTGTAGGAGCGGCCTTGGAACAGCTCAATCTCACCTGGCGCTTCTTCAGTGCCGGCGAGCATGGAGCCGATCATCACGCAGGACGCACCCGCGACAATAGCTTTCGACAGGTCACCCGAAAAGCGAATACCGCCATCCGCGATCAGCGGTATGCCGGTACCCGCCAGGGCAGCGGCTACATTGGCCACAGCACTGATCTGCGGCACACCCACGCCCGCAACGATGCGTGTGGTGCAGATTGAGCCTGGGCCGATACCGACCTTGACCGCATCTGCGCCTGCATCAGCCAGCGCTTTGGCCGCTTCGCCGGTGGCGATGTTGCCGCCAATTACCTGCACAGCAGGGAAGGTTTGCTTAACCCAGCGCACACGGTCAATCACACCTTTGGAGTGGCCGTGGGCCGTGTCCACAATGATCACATCAACGCCTGCATGCACCAAAGCGGCCACACGGTCTTCAGTGTCAGCACCGGTACCCACCGCCGCGCCAACACGCAGACGACCTTGGTCATCTTTACTGGCCAGCGGGTAGGCTTTGGCTTTCTCGATGTCGTTGACGGTCATCATGCCCTTGAGGCGGAACTGGTCATCGACAATCAGCACCCGCTCGATGCGATGCTTGTGCAGCAGCTTGCGCACGGTTTGGGTGTCTTCACCCTCCTTGACCGTGACCAGACGCTCTTTGGGCGTCATCAACTCGCGCACCTTGGAGCTCATGTTGGTCTCGAAGCGCACGTCACGGCTGGTGATGATGCCGACCAGATCACCGTGATGCAGCACCGGCACACCGGAAATGTTGTTTTGCCGGGTCAGGTCGAACAAATCGCCAACGGTGGCATCCGCTTCGATGGTGATCGGATCTTTAACCACGCCCGACTCATAGCGCTTAACTTTGCGCACTTCGGCAGCTTGCTGCTCGACAGTCATGTTCTTGTGGATGATACCGATGCCGCCTTCCTGAGCCATGGCAATCGCCAAACGGGCTTCAGTGACGGTATCCATCGCAGCAGAAAGGAGCGGGATATTCAGTTCAATGCCACGGGTCAGACGCGTTTTGAGGCTGACATCCTTCGGCAAAACTTCGGAATAACCTGGAATAAGTAGAACGTCGTCGAAGGTTAGAGCTTCTTGACTGATACGCAGCATGGCGGGGGCTCCCGGACGGGAAAATTGGAAGCGCGCCATTATACTCAGACGCCCCCCCGCACTCAACGCAAAGTAGTGGTAAACCCAACAGAAGATTCGCCCACGCGCCGCACGGCCCTAAACGTCGACCCGCACCAAAGAGACCGGATAGCCCAAACGCGCAGCAAACTCATCGACAAAGCTCGGTTTAAAGCCGGCATCGGCCCAGTTATTAAAGATAAAACCCAGGTTAGAGAAGCCGCAGGGCTGCAGAAACAAAAACCCGTTGATGTCATCTTCATGACCACAACGCGGGCAGGTAAAGTTATCCGTATGCCCCGGCATCCAGTCTTCCAAGCTGTCGAACAGCGCCTCGCCCACTTCCTTGCGGCACCTTGCGCAACCCGCCTCTTCCAGAAAGCCGATGGTCGGCGTGTAAATGCAGCGCTTATAGATGATCTCCAGGCCATGTATCGCCTGACCGAACGGCAACAACTCAGGCCGCTCGACTACCCGCCGCGCGCCCTCGGCAATACCGTAGCCCATTTGCTTACAAGTACGCCCGCAGGTGGTTAGCTGCTCTTCGATGATGGCCTGCTTAACCAGCCAACGCACAATTAACCGCGCCCGCGCCTCATGACCGGGAAAGCTGGAAATCTGCGGCACGATGATGGCTTGCTGCTCGCTCATAAAGGGCTCGTTTAACGCTTAAGAATGCTAAGGATGAGCAGCTTAATCGGCTGACTGTAACGGTCAAGGTCAATCCGCTATGGTCAGTCTGAGTAAAGCCTTTATCATGCCGGCCATGATCAAAGACCCCTTCCAACGCCTAAACCTCGACCGCGAGGTGCTCAGCGTCAGTCAGTTGAACAACCGCGCACGCCTGCTCCTGGAAGATGTTTTCGGCGGCATCTGGGTTGAAGGCGAGATCTCCAACCTGGCCAAGCCGGCGTCTGGGCACATTTATTTCACCCTAAAAGACAGCCAGGCACAGGTGCGCTGCGCGTTGTTCCGGCAGAACGCAGCCAAGGCCCGCCAGGCGCTGCGTGACGGTCTGGCGGTGAAGGTACGCGGTAAGGTCTCGCTGTTTGAAGGCCGCGGCGATTACCAGTTGATTCTCGATGCGGTGGAGCCCGCCGGCGATGGCGCGCTGCGCCTGGCGTTCGAGGCGCTGAAGGAAAAGCTCAGCGCTGAAGGCTTGTTCGCAGCCGAGAGCAAAATCGCCCTGCCAGCCCACCCGAAACGCATTGGCATTATCAGCTCGCCGACCGGCGCGGTGATCCGCGACATCATCAGCGTCTTTCGCCGCCGTGCGCCGCAGGTGGAACTGACCCTGATCCCCACCGCCGTGCAAGGCCGTGACGCCACCGCGCAGATTGTTCGCGCACTGGGCATCGCCGATGCCAAGGGCTTTGATGCGCTGATCCTGGCCCGTGGCGGTGGCTCGCTGGAAGACCTCTGGTGCTTTAATGAAGAGCCGGTGGCCCGTGCCATTGCTGCGTGCATTACGCCCATCGTCAGCGCCGTGGGCCATGAAACCGATGTTTCCATCGCCGATTTCGTCGCCGACGTACGCGCGCCAACGCCCTCAGCGGCCGCCGAGTTACTGGCCCCCGACAGCAGTGAGCTGGTGCAACGCCTTTACACCCTCAAGCGCCGCTTGAACCTGCGCATGCAACACCGCTTGGAGCGCGAACGCATGCGTCTGGAGGGCTTGCAACGGCGCTTGCGCCATCCGGGTGAACGCTTACGCCAGCATGCTCAACGCATTGATGATTTGGAGATGCGTCTGAGTCGTGCCTTCGAGCGGCAACTGAATAATCGCCGCGAGTGCTTAGCCCGCCTGCAAACTCGACTGTTGAGCCTGCACCCAGAGCGTAACCTCAAGCTGCTTGATCAACGCCTAAACGCGCTGAGCGAACGCCTGCAACGCAGCATGCGCGAAGGCCTCAAGGCGCGTCACTTGCGCCTGCACAGCCAGGTGCAAACGCTGCATGCCATCAGCCCGCTGGCGACCTTAAGCCGCGGTTACAGCATCCTGCTGGATGAGCGCGGCCGCGCCATTCGTAACGCGGCCGACACCCGCCCCGGCCAACGCCTGCAGGCTAAATTAGGCGCTGGCGAGTTGGTG is from Pseudomonas sp. TMP9 and encodes:
- the purL gene encoding phosphoribosylformylglycinamidine synthase → MLILRGAPALSAFRHGKLLEQLTSKVPAVTGLYAEFAHFADVTGVLNAEEEQVLARLLKYGLSVPVQEPSGRLFLSIPRFGTISPWSSKASDIARNCGLAKIQRIERGLAYYVSGELNATQVQQVADLLHDRMTQLVLDNLQDAGALFSHAQPKPLTAVDILGGGRAALERANVELGLALAEDEIDYLVTSFNGLGRNPHDIELMMFAQANSEHCRHKIFNASWDIDGQSQEKSLFGMIKNTYQMHSEGVLSAYKDNASVIVGNVAGRFFPDPETRQYGAVQEPVHILMKVETHNHPTAIAPFPGAATGSGGEIRDEGATGRGAKPKAGLTGFTVSNLQIPGFEQPWEVPYGKPERIVTALDIMLEGPLGGAAFNNEFGRPALTGYFRTFEQTIQTPRGEEVRGYHKPIMLAGGMGNIRAEHVQKAEITVGAKLIVLGGPAMLIGLGGGAASSMATGTSSADLDFASVQRENPEMERRCQEVIDRCWQLGEHNPIAFIHDVGAGGLSNAFPELVNDGGRGGRFELRNVPNDEPGMAPHEIWSNESQERYVMAVDAADFERFKAICERERCPFAVVGEATEEAHLTVTDSHFGNNAVDMPLNVLLGKAPRMHRSAVREAELGDDFDASSLAIDESVTRVLHHPAVASKSFLITIGDRSITGLVARDQMVGPWQVPVADCAVTATSFDVYTGEAMAMGERTPLALLDAAASGRMAIGETLTNIAASQINALSDIKLSANWMAAAGHPGEDARLYDAVKAVGMELCPHLGITIPVGKDSMSMKTRWQDEGAEKSVTSPMSLIVTGFAPVSDIRKTLTPQLRMDKGETDLILIDLGRGQNRMGASILAQVYGKLGSQAPDVDDAEDLKAFFAVIQGLNADGHLLAYHDRSDGGLLVTAFEMAFAGHCGLNLNLDTLADNRAEMAAVLFNEELGAVIQVHRDATPDVLSQFSAAGLGDCVAVIGQPINSDDVAISFNDQPVFVGQRRLLQRQWAQTSYQIQRLRDNVQCAEQEFDTLLDEDNPGLSAKLSFDVNQDISAPFIRKGVRPQIAVLREQGVNGQVEMAAAFDRAGFNAIDVHMSDILSGRVSLDEFKGLVACGGFSYGDVLGAGEGWAKSILFNSRARDDFQAFFERKDSFSLGVCNGCQMMSNLHELIPGSEFWPHFVRNRSEQFEARVAMVQVQESASIFLQGMAGSRMPIAIAHGEGHAEFENEEALLEADLSGCVAMRFIDNHGKVTETYPANPNGSPRGITGLTSRDGRVTIMMPHPERVFRAVQNSWKPDDWQEDAGWLRMFRNARVWVD
- the mltF gene encoding membrane-bound lytic murein transglycosylase MltF, yielding MFAQSVFRVRCACWLSAIGILLLLGGCAEEPSTLERVQAEGVLRVITRNSPATYFQDRNGETGFEYELVKRFADDLGVDLKIETADSLDELFASLSKPNGPVLAAAGLVESDGRQAHARFSLPYLEVTPQVIYRNGQQRPTRPDDLLGKRILVLKGSSHAEQLAALKLQLPELQYEESAAVEVVDLLRMVDDGQLDLTLVDSNELAMNQVYFPNVRVAFDLGDAQNLAWATAPGEDRSLLDEVNSFLQRAQQNGSLQRLKDRYYGHVDVLGYVGAYTFAKHLQQRLPRYENYFRDAAKTNQVDWRLLAAIGYQESLWQPTATSKTGVRGLMMLTLRTAQAMGVSDRLNPKQSIDGGAKYIVYVKNQLPKSIEEPDRTWFALASYNVGGGHLEDARKLTEAEGLNPNKWLDVQKILPRLAQKQWYSKTRYGYARGGEPVHFVRNIRRYYDILTWVTQPQLEGSQIADSKQHVPGIDKRQPEEQTPPL
- the tadA gene encoding tRNA adenosine(34) deaminase TadA, producing the protein MRAPLIIDRSQDAHFMREALALAAQGAALGEVPVGAVLVQNGVIVGCGFNCPITTHDPSAHAEMVAIRAAAHAAVNYRLPGSTLYVTLEPCSMCAGLIVHTRVQRVVYGAREPKAGVAISQGAFFNQAFLNHRVLVEGGVLGEECGALLSAFFKARREQR
- a CDS encoding multicopper oxidase family protein, translating into MSFTRRQMLVGLAAVGVVGLGTGGVRYWLGRPENVATHDYELIAAPLDIELVPGHITPAWAYGGQAPGVELRCRQGERLRVRFINKLDVPTTIHWHGIRLPLAMDGVPYVSQAPVLPGEYFDYTFITPDAGSFWYHPHVASGEQLGRGLVGALIVDEREPSGFRHEQTLNLKSWHIDEQGAFTAFSVPREAARGGTPGRLSTVNGVHAPTLDLPAGQVVRLRLLNLDNTLTYRLNLPGAQARIYAVDGNPVTPRPLGKEYWLGPGMRIDLGLQVPAAGTQLSLRNGPLRLATLRAQPSAEGAGEWPPALPANPIAEPDLAAAETLRFNFEWAGAVSVGLAQGAAHSFWQINGQAWDINDKTCADRPIARLQLGKSYIFELRNLSQYQHPIHLHGMTFKVLASNRKSIIPYFTDTYLLGKNERARVALVADNPGVWMFHCHVIDHMETGLMASIEVA
- the guaA gene encoding glutamine-hydrolyzing GMP synthase, producing MAHQDIHAHRILILDFGSQYTQLIARRVREIGVYCELHPFDTSDEDIRAFAPRGIILAGGPESVHEADSPRAPQAVFDLGVPVFGICYGMQTMAEQLGGKVEGSELREFGYARVDVVGKSHLLEGIEDHIDVDGLFSLDVWMSHGDKVTKLPQDFHILASTPSCPIAGMFNDARGYYGVQFHPEVTHTKQGGRILSRFILDICQCEALWTPSKIAEDAIANVRAQVGSANVLLGLSGGVDSSVVAALLHKAIGDQLTCVFVDNGLLRLHEGEQVMAMFAENMGVKVIRANAAEQFLDNLAGESDPEKKRKIIGRTFIDVFDAESNKLDNIKFLAQGTIYPDVIESAGAKSGKAHVIKSHHNVGGLPEEMNLKLVEPLRELFKDEVRRLGLELGLPYDMVYRHPFPGPGLGVRILGEVKKEYADLLRRADHIFIEELRKADWYHKVSQAFVVFQPVKSVGVVGDGRRYAWVVALRAVETVDFMTARWAHLPYELLETVSGRIINEIEGISRVTYDVSSKPPATIEWE
- the guaB gene encoding IMP dehydrogenase, which codes for MLRISQEALTFDDVLLIPGYSEVLPKDVSLKTRLTRGIELNIPLLSAAMDTVTEARLAIAMAQEGGIGIIHKNMTVEQQAAEVRKVKRYESGVVKDPITIEADATVGDLFDLTRQNNISGVPVLHHGDLVGIITSRDVRFETNMSSKVRELMTPKERLVTVKEGEDTQTVRKLLHKHRIERVLIVDDQFRLKGMMTVNDIEKAKAYPLASKDDQGRLRVGAAVGTGADTEDRVAALVHAGVDVIIVDTAHGHSKGVIDRVRWVKQTFPAVQVIGGNIATGEAAKALADAGADAVKVGIGPGSICTTRIVAGVGVPQISAVANVAAALAGTGIPLIADGGIRFSGDLSKAIVAGASCVMIGSMLAGTEEAPGEIELFQGRSYKAYRGMGSLGAMAQAQGSSDRYFQDSSAGAEKLVPEGIEGRVAYKGAMGAIVHQLMGGLRASMGYTGCATIEEMRSKPEFVRITGAGMAESHVHDVQITKEAPNYRVS
- a CDS encoding sugar ABC transporter ATPase; this translates as MSEQQAIIVPQISSFPGHEARARLIVRWLVKQAIIEEQLTTCGRTCKQMGYGIAEGARRVVERPELLPFGQAIHGLEIIYKRCIYTPTIGFLEEAGCARCRKEVGEALFDSLEDWMPGHTDNFTCPRCGHEDDINGFLFLQPCGFSNLGFIFNNWADAGFKPSFVDEFAARLGYPVSLVRVDV
- the xseA gene encoding exodeoxyribonuclease VII large subunit; protein product: MIKDPFQRLNLDREVLSVSQLNNRARLLLEDVFGGIWVEGEISNLAKPASGHIYFTLKDSQAQVRCALFRQNAAKARQALRDGLAVKVRGKVSLFEGRGDYQLILDAVEPAGDGALRLAFEALKEKLSAEGLFAAESKIALPAHPKRIGIISSPTGAVIRDIISVFRRRAPQVELTLIPTAVQGRDATAQIVRALGIADAKGFDALILARGGGSLEDLWCFNEEPVARAIAACITPIVSAVGHETDVSIADFVADVRAPTPSAAAELLAPDSSELVQRLYTLKRRLNLRMQHRLERERMRLEGLQRRLRHPGERLRQHAQRIDDLEMRLSRAFERQLNNRRECLARLQTRLLSLHPERNLKLLDQRLNALSERLQRSMREGLKARHLRLHSQVQTLHAISPLATLSRGYSILLDERGRAIRNAADTRPGQRLQAKLGAGELVVRVEDNHLAPVTLSLLD